The Ramlibacter sp. PS4R-6 nucleotide sequence CCGGCGCCGCCGAGGCGCTGCAGGTCCTGAGCGAACGCGGCCACGAGTTCGCCGTGCTCGTCACCGACTACCGCATGCCCGAGCGCGACGGCATGAAACTGCTGCGGGCCGTGCAGCGCGACTACCGGCACGTGATCCGGCTGCTGGCCACCGCCTACGCCGAGAAGGACGTCGCCATCGCCGCGGTGAACCAGGGCAAGGTGCTGCGCATCCTCGAAAAGCCCCTGGACGAGGAGCAGACGCGCGGCGCGCTGCGCGAAGCGGCGGCGATGTACCGCACCCAGGCGCTGGAGCGCGCGATGAACGAGAACCGCGTCGCCGCGCTGCGCGAGACGCTGGGCTTCCTCGCGCATGAACTCAACACGCCGCTGGCCACCGTGCGCGGCTGCGTGAGCTCGGTGGCCTCGCGCTACAAGCCCGCCGACCCGGCGCGGCCCGGCGTCGCCGAATTCACGGAACACCACCCCGGCGAGTTGCTGGCGGCGCTGGAGCGCGCCGAGCGCCGGGCGCTGTATTGCCAGTCGCTGGTGTCCACCTTCGTGCAGTCCGCGCGCGACGCCTACCCGGGCTCGGAGCCGCAGAGCGTCACGGCGTCGTCGCTCGTCTCCGCGCTGCTGGACGAGTACCCGTTCGAGGACGAGGAGCGCACCTGGGTCGGCAGCCGCATCGCGCAGGATTTCAGCCTGCCCGGCCGGCGCGACCTGCTTTACCTCGTGCTGTGCACGCTGGCGAAGAACGCGCTCATCGCGCTGCGCGGCCAGCCCGCGCCGAGCCTGCGCATCGAGGCCGGCGTGGAAGGCACGGGCAACCGGCAGCCGTGGCTGCGCTTCGTCGACAACGGCCCGGGCATCCCGCCCGAGGTGCTGGCCAAGCTCACGCGCGAGCCCGTGACCACGCGCGCCCAGTCGGGCGGCAACGGCATGGGGCTGATGTTCTGCCAGCGCGTGATGCAGTCGATCGGCGGCGGCATCGAGATCGAGTCGGCGGCGGGCGCGGGCACCACCGTCACGCTGCGCTTCAAGCCGTCCTAGGCACGCCTTCTTCGCCCGCCGCGGGCGGCACCGACCAGTGCGGGCGCGAGCCCGAGAACCACTGC carries:
- a CDS encoding hybrid sensor histidine kinase/response regulator, yielding MFPRIGSEAVLFVDDEAMSRKWFSRAFSDEFNVVTAAGAAEALQVLSERGHEFAVLVTDYRMPERDGMKLLRAVQRDYRHVIRLLATAYAEKDVAIAAVNQGKVLRILEKPLDEEQTRGALREAAAMYRTQALERAMNENRVAALRETLGFLAHELNTPLATVRGCVSSVASRYKPADPARPGVAEFTEHHPGELLAALERAERRALYCQSLVSTFVQSARDAYPGSEPQSVTASSLVSALLDEYPFEDEERTWVGSRIAQDFSLPGRRDLLYLVLCTLAKNALIALRGQPAPSLRIEAGVEGTGNRQPWLRFVDNGPGIPPEVLAKLTREPVTTRAQSGGNGMGLMFCQRVMQSIGGGIEIESAAGAGTTVTLRFKPS